A single Vidua chalybeata isolate OUT-0048 chromosome 20, bVidCha1 merged haplotype, whole genome shotgun sequence DNA region contains:
- the ASL gene encoding argininosuccinate lyase: MAAAEGNKLWGGRFSGSTDPIMEMLNASISYDQRLSEVDIQGSMAYAKALEKSGILSKTELEKILGGLEKISEEWSKGVFVLKQTDEDIHTANERRLKELIGDVAGKLHTGRSRNDQVVTDLKLFMKNSLSIISTHLLRLIETLVERAAIEIDVILPGYTHLQKAQPIRWSQFLLSHAVALTRDSERLGEVKRRINVLPLGSGALAGNPLGIDRELLCSELDFASISLNSMDAVSERDFVVEFLSAATLLMIHLSKMAEDLIIYSTSEFGFLTLSDAYSTGSSLMPQKKNPDSLELIRSKAGRVFGRLAAILMVLKGLPSTYNKDLQEDKEAVFDVVDTLNAVLQVATGVISTLQINQESMERALSPEMLATDLALYLVRKGMPFRQAHMASGKAVQLAETKGITINNLSLEDLKSISPLFGSDVAQVFSVVSSVEQYTAAGGTAKSSVSAQIEQLRELLKRLKEQA, from the exons ATGGCAGCGGCCGAG GGGAATAAACTTTGGGGTGGAAGATTCAGTGGAAGCACAGATCCCATCATGGAGATGCTCAATGCTTCTATCAGCTATGACCAGAGACTGTCTGAGGTGGACATCCAGGGGAGCATGGCTTATGCCAAAGCCTTGGAGAAGTCTGGGATCCTGTCTAAAACTGAACTGGAGAAGATCCTGGGTGGCCTGGAAAAG ATCTCGGAGGAATGGTCCAAAGGAGTCTTTGTGCTGAAACAAACTGATGAGGATATCCACACTGCCAACGAGCGCAGGCTGAAG GAGCTGATTGGAGACGTGGCTGGGAAGTTGCACACTGGCAGAAGCAGGAATGATCAG GTTGTGACTGACCTGAAGCTGTTCATGAAGAATTCCCTCTCCATCATCTCCACGCACCTGCTGCGCCTCATTGAGACCCTTGTGGAACGTGCTGCCAT AGAAATCGATGTGATCCTGCCTGGCTACACCCACCTGCAGAAAGCTCAGCCCATCCGATGGAGCCAGTTCTTGCTCAG CCATGCTGTTGCTCTGACCCGCGATTCTGAGCGCCTGGGAGAGGTGAAGAGGAGGATCAATGTCTTGCCTTTGGGAAg TGGAGCTCTGGCTGGAAACCCCCTGGGAATCGAtagagagctgctgtgcagtg AGCTGGACTTTGCTTCCATCAGCCTGAACAGCATGGATGCCGTCAGCGAGAGGGACTTTGTGG tGGAATTCCTCTCTGCTGCCACCCTGCTGATGATCCACCTCAGCAAGATGGCTGAGGATCTCATCATCTACAGCACCAGCGAGTTTGGCTTCCTGACCCTCTCTGATGCCTACAG cactggcagcagcctgaTGCCTCAGAAGAAGAATCCCGACAGTCTGGAGCTGATCCGCAGCAAAGCCGGGCGAGTGTTTGGACGG TTGGCTGCAATTCTCATGGTCCTCAAAGGGCTCCCAAGCACCTACAACAAGGACCTGCAG GAGGACAAGGAGGCTGTTTTTGATGTCGTAGATACCCTGAATGCTGTGCTCCAGGTTGCCACTGGAGTGATTTCCACCCTCCAG ATCAACCAGGAGAGCATGGAGAGGGCGCTGAGCCCAGAGATGTTGGCTACTGACCTGGCTCTCTACCTGGTTCGGAAGGGA ATGCCTTTCAGACAAGCCCACATGGCCTCTGGCAAGGCCGTCCAGCTGGCTGAGACCAAAGGCATCACCATCAACAATCTCAGCCTGGAGGACCTGAAGAGCATCAG ccccctgtTTGGCAGCGACGTGGCGCAGGTGTTCAGCGTGGTGAGCAGCGTGGAGCAGTACACGGCCGCGGGCGGCACCGCCAAGAGCAGCGTGTCCGCCCAGATCGAGCAGCTGCGGGAGCTGCTCAAGAGGCTCAAGGAACAGGCTTAG